A segment of the Ictalurus punctatus breed USDA103 chromosome 24, Coco_2.0, whole genome shotgun sequence genome:
atttatctcgtGTATATGATTGGCCGGGGTTTGTGAGGGTTTGCTTTCGAAGGTGTAAACGGAATGTCGGAAAAAATAAACCACGGGAACGGTATATGAAAGGATGTAATGGTGTAAGTGAGATAAGGAATGATGGATGGGGAGAAGCTGAAATGCGGCGAGGAGTTTGCGGTGACGGTGCGCGTAACCAGGCGATGGCGTTCTCTTCCGTTACGTGGCGTGTGAGTACGTCGCGGTACTTGCGTTCTCTTTTGCTACACGCTCACAAATATGTACTTTTTCCTtcacaaaaagaaagaagagtgtACATACGGGCGGTGCACAGCGTGAGTAGGCGGACTGGGACGCAATAAATTTTCCCTCTGTAGGCTGGGAACTGGAAACGCCGCTGCAGTTCGACTTACCTCTTACTTACGTGGGCGTCTgcggatcaggtggtagagcgggttctatactaatcgtagggtcggcggttcgattcccggcccccgtgactccacatgccgaagcgtCCTCGGGCGAGACGCTGAACTCCGATGGCAAGGTAGCGCTTTGCGCTTTActctgctaccattagtgtgtgtatgactTGACATGTCTTTGGTTGCCATGACTGCCGGACTCCTCTTAGATCTTAGTTCCAGACCAAAACAGGCCGCGAGAAGGAGAGGGTACATCAAGTAAGATGACAAGCGTGCTCCAGTTATCGGTTTACTCTCTCGGCTAAACGGTTGTGTTTAAATTCAGAGAACTCCCAGTGTTTAGAAATGACGCCAATGGCCACATGAAAGTTAGCAATTagtgcgtttttttttattacgtaataaaaaattatattcctGCATATTGCGACGTAATTAAATACACAGTTGACTCAAATGTTATACTCACAAGTGTTGTCTAATCTGTAGTGTTTTATCTAATGGACTATTTAAGATATTCACATTGGTTCAGTTTGGGATCGCtagtcttattttatttttccttttgatGATACTCTTTTATGATTTAACTAGAGAagtatgatatatatattagatagatagtatgatatatatatatattagatagatataaataaacGCATGTGTGTGCATTAAGGCTAGAGGATGAAGGGCAGAATGGGTGAACGCAGGGTTGGGTACTCCTTAAACTCTTTCAGGTAGCCGCGGTGTTTGCCTCTCGCCCACACGGTCATTTGCACAAAGCCGATGACGGTGAAGAAGGCGACAGGAACGCACTGAGTCATCACAGTGAAGCCCAGCCAGGAGCCTGCCTACGggagaaaaacacaacacaacacacacattgagTTTTATGGAGAGGAAGATGTGTAACACtgaaatgcacacacaaaaagaacaacaacaaacaatgaAGTGAATTTGCATTGTGTTAATTGACGGGCGCAGGGAGTGACGTAGTGGGGTGTCTGTGATCGgtatttaatattcatattgaACCTTCCAGGATGAGTAACATGTGTCGTGGTCTGGGAAAACGGTGACATCACTGTGGctgaatataaaaaataaaaaatggaaaaagatcgaacatatacatacatatacgtCACCTTTAAGAAACTGTACAGTAAATATGTTAGCAGGTTCGTACAGGAAGtgaagtctggaatcactaacgagtcgtttcagctgttcagaatcgattccttcttttgggagtcggtAAGTCCGTTTGTGGTGCGCTTTGGCTTTTGAAACTCTGCCGACTTTTTACATTCGCAAATACAGCTACGTATAGAACACACGACATGAGAGGGAATATTTGATAGGTGATGTAAAAACGTAGCCGAATGGAGGTTTTACTTTTTCATGTTGCCATGCTGAGAGATCcctatgttaaaaaaaaagggttcgTCATGTATATTGCATttcttatttataataattgcATTGCAAGAGGACATAAATTCCTTCCCATGATTCCTATGTAATTGTGACTAGTCGAACTTGAAATACTGTTTTGACAGAGACTGGACCTAACAGAATGGCCAGTTATATTGGTGAtgaccagcagggggcagcaGTAAATCGCAGTAAGAAGTCATGTTCAGTAGGTTCGGTGCTGTTGAGgtgaagtgggtgtgttaaAGCAGAGATCAGGACCAGGGTCGTGGAACGTGAGAGTCATACGAGGATCACCTTGACTTTTTTAACCCACAAACAGCTCCACAAGATGATATTCCCCCAGTGGGATTTACCTCATAGGTGTAATTTGGGCAAGAAACCACTGTGAAGATCCACGTGAAAGGATTCTTGGTTGGATATGGGATCTTCTTCGTCTTCGAACCTTGGAGGCAAAGCACAGTGTTAAGATTTTAACACTTTGGTGGTAAATCAAGTCAGTATAATTTGTACAGCTCTTGCGTGACAGAGTAGTTTTACAGGAATTCGGATGTAGATTTAGGTTCCTAACGAACGAGTCAGAGGCGACGATGGAAAGGAAAAGCTCTCCGAGATGACGTGAAGAATAAACCTGGGATGATCTTCATGGTTACAGCACAAGCTCTTAGAAAGTTCTAGCTTTTGACTGCGCGGCTTTGTTTTTAAGGCTCTTACCAGGAGGTTTGAGATTGCGCAGAACGACGTGGATCGAGAAGTTCCCCAACTGGCAAAACTACAGAGTGTAAAGAAACACGTGAGGGGAAAGGTCAGCCTGAATGAAGAACAACTAATCTGCATGAACATGTTCGTGAAAGCGATGCTCACCAGAAAAATCCCAAGTGCCGTCTTCACTTGCTGCTCACCGTAATCTATAACATACAGTCAGGATTTACTGCGGTGGAAATTTTAAGCTAAAATAAACACGTtccttataaaaaataaaaaaaatttaaaaacctgTTACTTACATGGTGGTGTGTAGAGCGGATGGTTTATGTAGTAGGCCATCCAGGCTGCAAAGAACCAGTAATACAAACAATTCTGAAAGAGAAAATATCTCAAGTTAGATCTGTTGCCTGCCTAAATATTTTCTttggtttaaaatatttaataataattaaaaaaaaaaaaaaaaaaaagagtacagtgggtgtgtcccactaaatgttaatatatatataagtcaaAGACGATATTCAAATGTTTCTGATTAGCACCTGGCATGCATTGTCATCATTGCAGTCCAAGAGGTACATTTCCCTCAGATTTCTTGCGAAGTCCGCAAGTAAAATGATCATTTGCTCAATATTATTTACGAACATGACTTAGAAGTCCTCTCAGAAATCCCGTCAAGTTGGCTCATGTTTGCCGGCTAGCTAGCGAGTAAGATTGTAAAACGTTTaagaatgaattaaaaattCCTCTTAAAACCCCCCCACCAGGTTAGCCTACTGTATGTCAGATAGCTAGCATATATACGCACGTatgatttttaacatttatgaatacATCTTTAGGTTAGTTTATTTGAACCCGCTAGCTTTAATTAGCGGGTAACGTTGCTAAAATTTGTgaatatgaggaagaaatcccGTTAGTTTACTGTATGTTGGCCAGGTAAGTTCGTGAGCATTTCTAAATACGGAGTGAATCCTCTAAGAAATCCTCTCCGGTTAGCTTAGGGTAACTAACTAGGAAGAACTACCAATTGAGGTTACGAATAAGACGAGTCTAAAACAAATCCTCTGATTTAGCATGTACGAACATTTCTAATTAGGCCGCGattaaaatcctctcagaagtGCCGTTGCTTATGTTAGctacttagaaaaaaaaatgaggaagTAAGATTTCTGAATAGGCTCTAGCAAATAAaattctctcagaaatcctCTCAGGTAAGCTTATGATAGCTAACTACGAGGAATGAACAAgtaatattattaacatttatgaatatgactcAAAGCTCTGTTAGAAATCCTGTGAGGTAAGCATACATGAACCAGGTAGGAGAATTAGCGAGTACGAACATCTATAAATGGCTAAAATCCTCTCAGTAATCCTCTCAGGTTAGCTTGTTTTAGCAAGCTAGCAAGTAGGATTATAAACATTTACGATTGAATTGTAATTCCTcttaaaaatcctgtcaggttagcatATATTAGATACGTACCACATGTACAATCTTGAACAGTCATAGATATAATTTGGCAATCTTTTGTATTTGAAATGTTGTCAGGTTGCCTCGTGTTGGACACGCAGCTACACCTAGCAAGTAATgctataaacatttatgaatcTGGCTTAAACTCTTTTAGAAATCTCCTCAGGTTAGCTTATGTTAGCTACGTAGGAAGAATTagcatgtaatattttaataattctTAACAGGCTCTgactaaacaaaataaataaatcctcttAGTAATCCTGTCAGGGTAGCACATTGTTAGCTGTCGGATTATAAAattttaatgaattcatttaaaaatcctcttaaaatcctgtcaggctcgcatatgttagctagctatctaATGTAATTGTAAATATGATTTGGAACGTTTATTAACATGACAATCTTCTAATAAATCCAGTACTAAAAGTAGGGTTTAGTTAGCAATTAATGCTAGTAAACATTGAGGAATTTGACTTTTTAAGAAATCTCTTAGAAATCCTGTCCGGTTATGATAGGTCGCTTGAAAGAATTAGCATGTAAAATTATTCGCATAATTAAATAggttcttacttttttttttcttttttttttatcatctcaGTAATTCTATCAGCTTAGCTTATGTTAGCTGTGTAGCGTAAGAAAGAAACATTTTGAGTATGACAGACGATTTCAGAAAcctgttagctagctggctagcaaCAGGTGGCGTGCTTTTACACTTAGCAAATGGAATCTTTTGGGGTTTTCGGAGTGCATTTGGAGTTAGATTTCGGTCACCTTGAAAATGTTGCGCAGCGGCATGGTGCCATGGCAGAAGCGATGCACGAACAACGTTTCCAGAATCCTCTTGGCGTAATGGAAGGAGTGACATAGACAGGCTATACTAGAGAAAGGACACAGAGACGTGACTGAAAGCCTTCGTTGAAGAACGCTGCTCATTCATGACAGTTCAAAGAGTCAATCTAGGCAAAGGAAACACTGACCCCGAAAAAAACACTCGCATCCATCGACACTAGAGCTTAAAAGCAATTACGCGGTAACACAATTCCCAGGTGGGTTCACGTCAGATACTCACTGCACGACCCAGTGTTTGCTAGTTGTGAAGTCATACTTGGGGGCGTAGATGAAGGGCAGTCTGAAATAGAACATCAGGTAGATGAAGAGCGGTCCGACGCATTCAGCCAGGAACACCTGACGGACGGATGGAGGGAAACAGGAAGAGAGGATGAGCTGAGTGCTTTTGAGTACTTTTACGACAAGCAATGTTCTCTATGAGCACCTGGGCACCAAAAGTACCCATGTTAATGGTGCGAGAAATGACTGATTTGACTGAATTGACTGGTCAACTCAATTGTCCTACCATGCtgaaaaatacaacacaaaccATCACAAAtgttttccactacaaataccattacaaaccatcaggtAACCATTAAAACCTTAATGGAATCCACTAGCCATAACATGCCAAcgatagaaggcaacaaattaccaatagagacccacatggaccattacagtttctattaaATCCAAAACAATTTCCATTATGACCATTAAAACcgttacaaattctatgagggtttctatgactgttttattgatttattatagAAGGCACAAACGTTTGTACAAAACGATCATAAGATTTGAATTGCTCTTCCTGTAGTGACTGTTTAGCCGGGAAGCGCAGTGTCACAGCAGGTAACGTTGCcacttcacacctccagggtctgaactcgagctcaggttactgtctcgTTTTTTGCATGCTCTCTTTGTGTTCCTGCTTTCTCCTAAAACCCTGCCGGTAGGTAGATTGGATACCTGaaatttcccctaggtgtgaatgcgtGCGAGTGGTGCGCTGCGATAAAATATCATCCCATTCAGAATATATTtggcctcatgcccagtgttcccaggataggctccgaatccaccgtgaccctgaccaggataaagcagttactaaagataaaCGAACGAATGAAAGCATGATATTTAGCTCGATTTATCATTGCTCGTTCTAACCGTGAGCCACGTAAAATCCGCCATCTCGAAATAAGATCCATATCACGTCCTATTTATTCACTATATGTGCTCAATACATAGGGTGTAACGCGCTACGTTCGTTGTGTTgtagtatatacacacagtaagCGCTCGATATTCCTGACAGAGGGCTGTGTTGGATCGTCAGATCACATCTGTG
Coding sequences within it:
- the tecra gene encoding very-long-chain enoyl-CoA reductase; translation: MDVLALEAKGVKSDAPPPSSSKPRPKAPKKPKRIVYFEVEIVDAKTKEKLLLLDKVEPSATILDIKSMFHKSNQSWYPARQSLCLDPKGKPLKDEDVLQQLPVGTTATFYFRDLGAQISWGTVFLAECVGPLFIYLMFYFRLPFIYAPKYDFTTSKHWVVHIACLCHSFHYAKRILETLFVHRFCHGTMPLRNIFKNCLYYWFFAAWMAYYINHPLYTPPYYGEQQVKTALGIFLFCQLGNFSIHVVLRNLKPPGSKTKKIPYPTKNPFTWIFTVVSCPNYTYEAGSWLGFTVMTQCVPVAFFTVIGFVQMTVWARGKHRGYLKEFKEYPTLRSPILPFIL